A genome region from Penaeus monodon isolate SGIC_2016 chromosome 14, NSTDA_Pmon_1, whole genome shotgun sequence includes the following:
- the LOC119580747 gene encoding uncharacterized protein LOC119580747 yields MVWSHGRVAAGAAVAGGAGAVAGAAVVAVAVLAAVAVLAAGGVGALSPCPVSEYTCDNLRCVPKDRVCNGRDDCGDKSDEKPNCTPCNVTYYGEVGRSYEIDLRESDNLKIPFTCELTFVAAGDIYGDLVQIVFRDLTLGTFKSHHVCGCPKGHLSIEESHRGKIGGNWCGGTNTHNVYYSETNTVTVTVKVPPPEDETDGEKKIRLRLLYKFLLSAESIVRYGPWNSAKYLGFHKPGTICDKVFNSCDRRKCRVQSPNYPGLYPRNLTCQYVINQATVPHGRHALVSVGQAERGRVHIKHTDASCDDNLQLWLDEDCEVVGDTLSIYEIQGKSRRLLMRFCGGGKVPHITASGAELLLVFQTSPFDNMYFDPSVNTHPGFELDVGVVFVPKKSFLYADQKCEFEISSFEAARGHFENVAHSLPKKSNCSYKFRGRPDEVVWLYFTRLKGIDTQPPSIDGIPCRTRVTLIEGVEEDGDVLENTCGPMGVRVCHREQLGPGRNRTRPCGSTESYLTKGSHVTLTIHYMLPSTVSNLQFRLHYEFVYAGPRAAALNRPEPCDRQINSERSKKGLLTSPANNLLYGKFGATSLKCKYHLQGKPNEAVRITFIYFYAHNSSCPGRDSPLQACGRPKAMEGRGARLEVSEWPWPGVELPQACICNGLYLPATLLSYSASVTITFTVIGMDVFDDFSHFNFELEYEFVEVEACEEDRIVTGEAGTLSLALRPPPGPCRGHPWLLQPASDHFLLVSVPGRAIRGGLQGIAHGRLVATEDPMPPAECQSPELHVYQPGNPRPLSAVCVSPGSAETVHVFSEGFNEPLSLDYLGEAARSLVVVLLSRPAYLSGQSSQQQHKAVDVQWVEAAPRWLANRCSTECPAVHACISASLFCDGTWHCPSGADEAVVTCLMALSPWLWLAFGLAVGCISVLSSWWGWTLWKSRRDRSSTGCSEEVLTPGHHESPPEPPEYPDCIDVDFETTV; encoded by the coding sequence CCTGCAACGTGACCTACTACGGCGAGGTCGGACGCAGCTACGAGATCGACCTGCGGGAGTCGGACAACCTCAAGATCCCCTTCACGTGCGAGCTGACCTTCGTGGCTGCCGGCGACATCTACGGCGACCTCGTGCAGATCGTGTTCCGTGACCTTACCCTTGGCACGTTCAAGTCGCATCACGTGTGCGGGTGCCCTAAAGGCCACCTCAGCATCGAGGAGAGTCACCGCGGCAAGATCGGCGGCAACTGGTGCGGCGGAACGAACACGCACAACGTGTACTACAGCGAAACCAACACCGTCACCGTGACCGTCAAGGTTCCTCCGCCCGAGGACGAAACGGACGGTGAGAAGAAAATCAGACTGCGCCTCCTCTACAAGTTCCTGCTGAGCGCGGAGTCCATCGTCAGGTACGGGCCCTGGAACAGCGCCAAGTACCTGGGCTTCCACAAACCCGGCACCATCTGCGACAAGGTCTTCAATTCGTGCGACCGACGCAAGTGTCGCGTGCAGTCGCCCAATTACCCCGGACTCTACCCTCGAAATCTGACCTGCCAGTACGTCATCAACCAGGCCACGGTGCCCCACGGTCGCCACGCCCTCGTCAGCGTGGGTCAGGCCGAGAGAGGGCGCGTCCACATCAAGCACACCGACGCCTCCTGTGACGACAACCTGCAGCTGTGGCTCGATGAGGACTGCGAAGTCGTGGGCGACACGCTCAGCATCTACGAGATTCAGGGAAAATCGCGCAGGCTCCTCATGAGGTTCTGCGGCGGCGGGAAGGTCCCCCACATCACAGCCAGTGGGGCCGAGCTGCTGCTTGTCTTCCAGACTTCCCCTTTTGACAACATGTACTTCGATCCTTCCGTCAATACTCACCCTGGCTTCGAGCTCGACGTCGGTGTGGTGTTCGTTCCCAAAAAATCCTTTCTGTATGCAGACCAGAAGTGCGAGTTTGAAATATCGAGCTTCGAAGCTGCCCGCGGCCACTTCGAGAATGTTGCTCACTCATTGCCAAAGAAAAGCAACTGCTCCTACAAGTTCCGCGGGCGCCCGGATGAGGTCGTCTGGCTGTACTTCACGCGCCTCAAGGGAATCGACACTCAGCCTCCTTCCATAGACGGCATACCCTGCCGGACTCGTGTCACGCTGATAGAAGGCGTCGAGGAAGATGGCGATGTTTTGGAGAACACCTGCGGACCGATGGGGGTGCGAGTGTGCCACAGGGAACAGCTTGGCCCTGGGCGCAACAGGACAAGACCTTGTGGAAGCACTGAGAGTTATCTGACAAAAGGATCGCATGTGACTCTCACCATCCATTATATGTTGCCATCGACGGTCTCGAATTTGCAGTTCCGGCTTCATTATGAATTCGTGTACGCAGGCCCCCGAGCAGCTGCCCTGAATCGCCCAGAACCCTGTGACAGACAGATCAACAGTGAACGTAGCAAGAAAGGGCTGCTGACGTCACCTGCCAACAACCTCCTCTACGGGAAATTCGGGGCCACGAGTCTCAAGTGCAAATACCACCTGCAAGGCAAACCCAATGAAGCTGTTAGGATTACCTTCATATACTTTTATGCCCATAACTCTTCATGTCCGGGCCGGGACTCACCTTTACAGGCGTGTGGACGTCCTAAGGCCATGGAAGGTCGAGGAGCAAGGCTAGAAGTGTCAGAGTGGCCGTGGCCGGGGGTGGAACTTCCTCAGGCCTGCATTTGCAATGGTCTGTACCTTCCTGCAACTCTGCTGTCTTATTCCGCTTCTGTTACCATCACGTTCACCGTCATTGGAATGGATGTCTTCGACGACTTTTCACATTTCAACTTTGAACTGGAATACGAGTTCGTGGAAGTGGAAGCTTGTGAGGAAGACCGCATTGTGACGGGCGAGGCAGGCACTCTGAGCCTGGCACTGCGCCCTCCTCCAGGGCCATGTCGTGGGCACCCTTGGCTCCTTCAACCTGCCTCAGATCACTTCCTGTTGGTGTCAGTTCCAGGTCGTGCAATCAGAGGTGGTTTACAAGGCATAGCACATGGGCGGCTTGTAGCTACGGAAGATCCCATGCCTCCTGCAGAGTGCCAGAGTCCTGAACTACATGTATATCAGCCGGGAAATCCGCGGCCCcttagtgctgtgtgtgtgtctccaggCTCCGCGGAGACTGTGCACGTTTTCTCGGAAGGGTTTAACGAGCCTCTTTCACTAGACTATCTCGGGGAGGCTGCACGATCCCTTGTTGTAGTCCTGCTGAGCCGACCTGCATACCTGTCAGGCCAGTCTTCACAGCAGCAGCACAAAGCTGTGGATGTGCAGTGGGTGGAGGCAGCACCAAGATGGCTTGCAAACCGGTGTTCAACAGAATGTCCTGCTGTGCACGCCTGCATCAGTGCCTCCCTCTTTTGTGATGGCACATGGCACTGTCCTTCGGGTGCCGACGAGGCTGTGGTGACGTGCCTCATGGCTCTGTCACCTTGGTTGTGGCTGGCCTTCGGGCTGGCTGTCGGCTGCATCTCCGTGCTCTCGAGCTGGTGGGGCTGGACTCTGTGGAAGTCCCGACGCGACCGCAGCTCCACCGGCTGCAGCGAGGAGGTTCTCACACCCGGCCACCACGAGTCGCCCCCGGAACCACCCGAGTATCCTGACTGCATCGACGTGGACTTCGAAACGACCGTCTGA